One window from the genome of Rariglobus hedericola encodes:
- a CDS encoding trypsin-like peptidase domain-containing protein, with translation MKPATVKESPTSSITRKITLLTVAFIACVSVVEAAVSRGFDHLLDAVVRIDVREESFDTGARRFTGSIGSGVIVSADGLILTNAHVASPRSVELSVTLASLERVNATLVGWDHWTDLALLRIDLAEVKRRGLKFTHAEFTDSDKLYPGQTVYAVGTPHGLTRTVTRGIISNNRRFFADNRGVKGYETGLFNTWLQTDAAINPGNSGGPLVDEKGRVVGINSRGYLGADNLAFAIPANIAKRVVAGLSADGAITRSYIGIVPGALLDLEGFYSLKQNTGLLINSVDPGSPAAKAGLRGGDIVLSINGVPVDGRFPEQLPPILNIIASLPVGSPVKLVVKRGEQTTTPALVTEKLESRQGEEWAFEKWGLTVRKVSRAYARENQLDDDTGLLVIGVQPGFPAAVAGLERGDIITKINQERIASLDVAKAKHDDFVAKPAPTLIEAVSDRRVSLYILKP, from the coding sequence ATGAAACCCGCCACCGTGAAGGAATCCCCTACGTCGTCAATCACTCGAAAAATAACCCTGCTGACCGTCGCGTTTATCGCGTGCGTGTCCGTGGTTGAGGCAGCCGTCTCGCGTGGTTTCGACCACTTGCTGGACGCCGTCGTGCGCATTGATGTGCGCGAGGAGTCCTTCGATACCGGCGCCCGCCGGTTTACGGGAAGCATCGGTTCGGGGGTGATCGTTTCCGCCGACGGACTCATCCTTACCAACGCCCATGTGGCCAGTCCGCGTTCGGTTGAATTGTCGGTCACGCTGGCGAGTTTGGAGCGCGTCAACGCCACGCTGGTCGGCTGGGATCACTGGACGGACCTCGCCTTGCTGCGTATCGACCTCGCCGAAGTGAAGCGTCGCGGCCTCAAATTCACGCACGCGGAGTTTACGGATTCAGATAAACTTTACCCCGGCCAGACGGTGTATGCCGTCGGCACACCACACGGACTCACGCGCACGGTGACGCGTGGCATCATTTCCAACAACCGCCGCTTCTTTGCCGATAATCGTGGCGTCAAAGGCTACGAAACTGGTCTGTTCAACACTTGGCTGCAAACCGATGCCGCCATTAATCCAGGCAACTCCGGCGGGCCGCTCGTCGATGAAAAAGGCCGCGTGGTGGGCATCAACTCACGCGGTTATCTTGGAGCGGACAATCTCGCCTTTGCCATTCCTGCAAATATCGCCAAGCGGGTCGTGGCCGGCCTCTCTGCCGACGGTGCGATCACGCGTAGTTACATCGGTATTGTTCCGGGAGCGCTGCTAGATCTCGAAGGGTTTTATTCGCTCAAACAAAACACCGGCCTGCTCATAAACAGTGTCGATCCCGGTTCGCCCGCTGCGAAGGCCGGTCTGCGCGGTGGCGATATCGTGCTCTCGATCAACGGTGTTCCCGTGGACGGACGTTTCCCCGAGCAGCTGCCGCCCATACTTAATATCATCGCCAGCCTGCCGGTCGGTTCCCCGGTGAAGCTCGTGGTGAAACGTGGCGAACAAACGACTACGCCCGCTCTCGTGACGGAAAAACTCGAAAGCCGCCAAGGCGAGGAGTGGGCCTTCGAGAAGTGGGGCCTCACCGTGCGCAAAGTTTCGCGCGCTTACGCCCGTGAGAACCAGCTCGATGACGACACGGGTTTGCTGGTCATCGGCGTGCAGCCCGGCTTTCCGGCGGCCGTGGCCGGCCTGGAGCGCGGAGACATTATCACCAAGATCAATCAGGAACGCATCGCATCGCTTGATGTCGCCAAGGCGAAGCACGACGACTTCGTCGCCAAGCCCGCGCCGACGCTCATCGAGGCCGTGAGCGACCGCCGCGTATCCCTATATATCCTCAAGCCATGA
- a CDS encoding PDZ domain-containing protein, which produces MMKPIPLNFLRIAIVAFVACTASVMRAADDIPALFKERVKSVVAVEFFTESELDRRPTIVSALVADTAGTIVLPPTAINNFVQPSKLKDFRIYLPGRPASEYSSGEYLGQDPLSGWHFVRVEEKLRAQLVPVTAFAAAVDAGEPALGAEFWGIGLRGKDEDFAPYFLASRISHVQSMPERTAIALAEVASPGLPVFDRAGAFAGVAVGGFGQTYVQFSRNDRGLPVMLLNMEESSVFVLGSAIKSWLTRAPSTLSGRPIAWLGAYGLQPMDPEVASFLKLGDQSGCVVSEVLEGSPAEAAGLKNRDIILAIDGSALPRFKPDRVVVTYFDRELGKRKPGDTVALTVLRGSERVEIKATLVDQPKLFREADRTYFEKLGFTAREFVYGDGVVRRVKVDGQKGVIAQFVKNSGPAGTAGLRPDDWIIEVDGSEVKTYAEAVAKLAVIESDTNRTDFVLLTSRGGETAVLRVKLK; this is translated from the coding sequence ATGATGAAACCGATCCCTTTGAATTTCCTGCGAATTGCCATTGTCGCTTTTGTGGCCTGCACGGCGTCCGTCATGCGTGCGGCCGATGATATTCCCGCTCTGTTTAAAGAACGCGTGAAGTCGGTCGTGGCGGTGGAGTTTTTCACCGAGAGCGAACTGGATCGCCGCCCGACGATCGTCTCCGCACTGGTGGCCGACACGGCCGGCACGATCGTGCTCCCGCCCACGGCGATCAATAACTTCGTGCAGCCCTCGAAGCTGAAGGATTTCCGTATTTACCTGCCCGGCCGGCCCGCGAGCGAGTATTCGAGTGGCGAATACTTGGGGCAGGATCCGCTGAGCGGCTGGCACTTTGTGCGTGTTGAGGAAAAATTACGTGCACAACTGGTTCCGGTTACGGCGTTCGCCGCGGCGGTTGACGCGGGCGAGCCTGCGCTCGGCGCCGAGTTCTGGGGCATCGGCCTGCGCGGGAAGGACGAGGATTTTGCGCCGTATTTCCTGGCGAGCCGCATTTCACATGTGCAATCGATGCCCGAGCGCACGGCGATTGCCTTGGCTGAAGTCGCGTCTCCGGGTCTGCCGGTTTTTGATCGTGCTGGCGCATTTGCCGGTGTCGCCGTGGGCGGATTCGGCCAGACTTATGTGCAATTTTCGCGGAACGACCGGGGCTTGCCCGTGATGTTGCTCAACATGGAGGAGAGCAGTGTCTTCGTGCTCGGTTCCGCAATCAAATCCTGGCTCACGCGCGCACCCTCCACGCTCAGCGGACGGCCGATTGCCTGGCTCGGGGCTTACGGCTTGCAGCCGATGGATCCGGAAGTCGCATCGTTTCTGAAGCTCGGCGACCAGTCAGGTTGCGTGGTGAGCGAAGTGCTCGAGGGCAGTCCGGCGGAAGCGGCCGGACTCAAGAATCGCGACATCATTCTGGCGATTGATGGCAGTGCGTTGCCCCGGTTCAAACCGGACCGCGTGGTGGTTACTTATTTTGATCGTGAACTCGGCAAGCGAAAGCCCGGCGACACCGTTGCGCTCACGGTGCTGCGCGGCTCCGAGCGCGTGGAGATCAAGGCGACGCTCGTCGATCAGCCCAAGCTGTTCCGTGAGGCCGACCGCACTTATTTTGAGAAACTGGGGTTTACCGCTCGTGAGTTTGTTTATGGCGATGGCGTGGTGCGTCGGGTGAAAGTCGACGGACAAAAAGGTGTGATCGCGCAGTTCGTGAAGAACAGCGGTCCGGCGGGGACTGCGGGACTACGACCTGATGACTGGATCATCGAGGTCGATGGTTCCGAGGTGAAAACCTATGCGGAGGCTGTAGCGAAGCTCGCCGTGATCGAGTCGGACACCAATCGCACCGACTTCGTATTACTCACCAGTCGTGGCGGCGAAACCGCCGTGTTGCGCGTCAAACTCAAGTAA